The following proteins come from a genomic window of Megalobrama amblycephala isolate DHTTF-2021 linkage group LG1, ASM1881202v1, whole genome shotgun sequence:
- the LOC125265345 gene encoding E3 ubiquitin-protein ligase TRIM39-like, which produces MMEEQQKAAEKQAEDLNKELKMMEEQQKAAEKQAEDLNKELKMMEEQQKAAKKEAEDLNKELKMMEEQQKAAKKEAEDLNKELKMMEEQQKAAEKEAEDLIKELKMMEEQQKAAEKEAEDLNKELKMMEEQQKAAKKEAEDLNKELKMMEEQQKAAKKEAEDLNKELKMMEEQQKAAKKEAEDLNKELKMMEEQQKAAKKEAEDLNKELKMMKEQQKAAEKQAEDLIKELKQEITELEQLTQMFSSLYSISHTKISDVDEKSLKRALNLLKEQLNEKLIQTELKFVQKFAVDVTLDPDTAHPRLILSDDGKQVSDGDMKRNVPENPKRFDYSPCVLAKEGFSSGRFYYEVQVKGKTQWSLGVARESINRKKHTWRSPDKGVWAVTHWNYKYVAHDSKFVSLSLSVKPEKVRVFVDYEEGLVSFSDVDSRSHIYSFTGLTFTDKLYPYFCPGYNEEGKNSKPLIITPVN; this is translated from the exons ATGATGGAGGAACAGCAGAAAGCAGCAGAGAAACAGGCTGAAGATCTCAATAAAGAGCTGAAGATGATGGAGGAACAGCAGAAAGCAGCAGAGAAACAGGCTGAAGATCTCAATAAAGAGCTGAAGATGATGGAGGAACAGCAGAAAGCAGCAAAGAAAGAGGCTGAAGATCTCAATAAAGAGCTGAAGATGATGGAGGAACAGCAGAAAGCAGCAAAGAAAGAGGCTGAAGATCTCAATAAAGAGCTGAAGATGATGGAGGAACAGCAGAAAGCAGCAGAAAAAGAGGCTGAAGATCTCATTAAAGAGCTGAAGATGATGGAGGAACAGCAGAAAGCAGCAGAGAAAGAGGCTGAAGATCTCAATAAAGAGCTGAAGATGATGGAGGAACAGCAGAAAGCAGCAAAGAAAGAGGCTGAAGATCTCAATAAAGAGCTGAAGATGATGGAGGAACAGCAGAAAGCAGCAAAGAAAGAGGCTGAAGATCTCAATAAAGAGCTGAAGATGATGGAGGAACAGCAGAAAGCAGCAAAGAAAGAGGCTGAAGATCTCAATAAAGAGCTGAAGATGATGGAGGAACAGCAGAAAGCAGCAAAGAAAGAGGCTGAAGATCTCAATAAAGAGCTGAAGATGATGAAGGAACAGCAGAAAGCAGCAGAGAAACAGGCTGAAGATCTCATTAAAGAGCTGAAGCAGGAAAtcactgagctggagcagctcaCACAG ATGTTCTCATCCCTGTACAGTATTTCACACACCAAGATCTCTGATGTGGACGAGAAATCTCTGAAAAGAGCTCTGAATCTACTGAAGGAACAACTAAATgaaaaactcattcaaactg AGTTGAAGTTTGTGCAGAAGTTTGCAG TGGATGTGACTCTGGATCCTGATACAGCACATCCTCGTCTCATCCTGTCTGATGATGGAAAACAAGTCAGTGATGGAGACATGAAGAGGAACGTCCCAGAAAACCCAAAGAGATTTGATTACTCTCCTTGTGTTCTGGCAAAGGAGGGATTCAGTTCAGGCAGATTTTACtatgaggtgcaggtgaagggaaaGACTCAGTGGAGTTTAGGAGTGGCCAGAGAATCCATTAACAGGAAGAAGCATACATGGCGGAGTCCCGATAAGGGAGTCTGGGCTGTGACTCATTGGAATTATAAATATGTGGCTCATGACAGCAAATTTGTCTCTTTATCTCTGAGTGTGAAACCTGAGAAGGTGAGAGTGTTTGTGGATTATGAGGAGGGTCTGGTCTCTTTTTCTGATGTGGACTCCAGATCTCATATCTACTCTTTCACTGGTCTGACTTTCACTGACAAACTCTATCCATATTTTTGCCCAGGTTATAATGAAGAAGGTAAAAACTCAAAGCCACTGATCATCACACCTGTcaactga